One window from the genome of Chitinivibrionales bacterium encodes:
- a CDS encoding M20/M25/M40 family metallo-hydrolase, with translation MTQKQPIPIDNDRLDTLLCDLIDIYSPSGKEVDILIFADKYFRRRGLPVHRISVDDRRFNIVVSEDPEESEVLFVGHIDTVPAWDLDAFRSDEDEGKIFGLGAADMKGGCAAMMEAFCSYYERGRTLGSVALALVVGEEETGDGAEALSSEHRAPWAIVGEPTGMTTNPGHFGYIEIELITFGKRAHASLPNRDHNAVLTMLTALMKFGNFIDSEFPQAIYNIRDVHSADAGFAVPDRCSAAIDLHLPPDSPVGKIVVAIEEFFKTLELPRESKVACDFTTVHHGYELPEESYLPALIKAVHEQSDIPFKKASFTSHSDANVLWAAGIKPVVFGPGSLSRAHTIDECIDKNEVFDAAGIYYQLIEAINGGK, from the coding sequence GACCGATTAGATACGCTTCTCTGCGACCTGATTGACATTTACAGTCCCTCGGGCAAGGAAGTTGACATTCTGATATTTGCCGACAAATACTTTCGACGACGCGGCTTGCCGGTCCACCGCATATCGGTGGATGACCGCCGGTTTAACATTGTTGTATCGGAAGATCCGGAGGAGAGCGAAGTTCTCTTTGTCGGCCATATCGATACGGTGCCAGCCTGGGATCTCGATGCATTCCGTTCCGATGAAGACGAGGGGAAGATTTTTGGTCTTGGCGCCGCGGATATGAAGGGTGGTTGTGCTGCCATGATGGAAGCCTTTTGCAGCTATTATGAAAGGGGGCGCACCCTTGGCTCTGTTGCCCTGGCCCTGGTTGTTGGTGAAGAAGAGACCGGTGATGGCGCCGAAGCGCTTTCTTCCGAACACCGTGCCCCCTGGGCCATTGTCGGCGAACCCACCGGCATGACCACCAATCCAGGTCATTTCGGCTATATTGAAATCGAATTGATTACCTTCGGCAAACGGGCCCACGCATCTCTTCCAAACCGCGACCATAACGCTGTTCTCACCATGTTGACCGCCCTCATGAAATTCGGTAATTTCATCGACAGCGAATTTCCCCAGGCAATCTATAATATCCGTGACGTCCATAGCGCCGACGCCGGCTTTGCCGTTCCCGACCGGTGTTCCGCTGCAATCGATCTTCATTTGCCCCCTGATTCACCTGTTGGAAAAATTGTCGTTGCCATCGAAGAATTTTTCAAGACACTGGAACTTCCGAGGGAAAGCAAAGTCGCCTGCGATTTCACGACTGTCCACCATGGTTACGAACTCCCCGAAGAAAGCTACCTTCCCGCGCTGATTAAAGCGGTCCACGAGCAATCGGATATTCCCTTTAAAAAAGCCAGTTTCACCAGTCACTCCGATGCCAATGTCCTGTGGGCGGCCGGTATAAAGCCTGTCGTTTTCGGTCCCGGCTCCCTTTCCCGGGCCCATACCATCGATGAATGCATCGATAAAAATGAAGTATTTGATGCTGCGGGGATCTACTATCAATTGATTGAGGCGATTAACGGGGGAAAATAG
- a CDS encoding ATP-binding cassette domain-containing protein, whose protein sequence is MVIAIETENLSKCFGNFTAVNDLSLSIKKGEIYGFLGLNGAGKTTTIRMLAGLIKPSGGKVRICGESIHPGGRGPWHSTGFLVEIPYAYPELTVRENIEIVRRMRSLPNKQCVNEIMENLKLSRYADRKAGKLSLGNAQRLGLARALIHNPEVLVLDEPANGLDPSGIVETRELLRDLSRNRGVTVFVSSHILDEIARLADKIGIIHEGTLVRELDIAELHSMQGKRLTVSTRDNQAAVKALATKGYAAAATKDGTLELHDPAALDEPEKVASILVENRIPPQQLYFKEDSLETLFLRIIGKQP, encoded by the coding sequence ATTGTGATTGCAATAGAAACAGAAAATCTTTCCAAATGTTTCGGAAATTTCACAGCAGTTAACGACCTTTCATTATCAATTAAAAAAGGTGAAATTTACGGCTTTCTGGGCTTAAACGGCGCGGGCAAGACCACCACGATCAGGATGCTTGCCGGATTGATCAAGCCATCGGGTGGTAAAGTGCGCATTTGCGGGGAGTCGATCCACCCTGGTGGCAGAGGTCCATGGCACAGTACAGGATTTTTAGTCGAAATTCCCTATGCCTATCCAGAACTCACGGTCAGAGAAAACATCGAGATTGTCCGCAGAATGCGTTCCCTGCCGAATAAACAGTGCGTGAATGAAATCATGGAGAACCTCAAACTTTCCCGCTATGCCGACAGAAAAGCCGGCAAGCTGTCGTTAGGAAATGCACAGCGGCTTGGACTGGCACGCGCGCTTATTCATAATCCCGAAGTGCTTGTTCTTGATGAACCTGCAAACGGCCTGGACCCATCGGGAATTGTCGAAACCCGCGAGCTTCTGCGCGATCTTTCCCGCAACCGCGGGGTCACGGTTTTTGTTTCGAGCCACATTCTCGATGAAATCGCCAGACTTGCCGATAAGATAGGAATTATTCACGAAGGCACGCTCGTGCGGGAACTTGACATAGCAGAGCTGCACTCGATGCAGGGTAAACGGCTTACGGTGAGTACCCGGGATAATCAAGCTGCCGTCAAGGCACTTGCGACAAAAGGATATGCGGCGGCTGCGACAAAGGACGGAACACTTGAGCTGCACGACCCGGCTGCGCTCGATGAACCCGAAAAAGTGGCGTCTATTCTGGTCGAAAATCGTATTCCCCCGCAGCAGCTTTACTTCAAAGAGGATTCACTGGAAACACTGTTCCTTCGTATAATAGGAAAACAACCATGA